The sequence below is a genomic window from Synechococcus sp. PCC 7335.
ACCGTGCATGCCAAAATGGACAACGGCGTCTGCTCGAAAGTCTTCTTTTAGCCAGCTATAAAACGCCGCGTACTGAGGATGCGGCGTGAGATCTCTTTCAAACATCAACCGCATCGGATCGCCAGCAATCCCTAGCGGCGGCTGCACCCCGATCCAGACGTTGCCAAACTGCACGCCCCCTAACAAGAAATCATCTTTAAAGGTTTTAATTCCCGTCTCAGTAAGCGACTTCCATTGGCGCTCAATCTTTGTCTTTTGCAAATAGCCTAGCCACTCTTGAAGCCGGTCTGCAGATACCGTTGTGGGCATAGTTCTCGCACTATCTATCCCCGGCATCCACTCATCAGCTGCCTTCACCTGATTAACAATCTCTTCCCCGCTCTCCGGGAAGTCTCCTACTTCATAGCCCTCGTCTCTTAACGCCTTCAACAAGTTGATAAGTGATGCTGGGACATTCAACAGAGCAGCTGTGCCGGTTGCGCCATATCCAGGGGGAAATCCGTAGAGAATCACCGCTAGCTTTCGCTCGGCTGGCGGCTTTCGCCTCAGCGCGATCCATTGATCCAGACGACCGATTAAGCGGTTTACCCGTTCGGGCACTAGATAAATGCGATCGCCCACCAACCCGCCTAATGGCACAGGATCAATCGCACCATCAAGTTCTGGCAAAGCGTATAGCACTACACTTTGTAGCCCACCAATGCCTTTGCGAGTCCAAGAATGAACATCTTGAATGAGCAAGGGGGCTGATACGATATAGGGAACATTTTTAGCCGCTAATATTCGCTTAGCCACGGCGACCTGCCGCCCCGCTTCCATAGAGCCAGCAGGCCCACCTACTAAAGGAAACCCAATTGTCGAGACAATCGCATCAACTTTCACAGCTTCTGAAGCCAGCGAAAGACAGGCTTTGTCTCCTAGCGCTCGCTGCGCCTGTTCGTAATCTGTTGTCATCCAATCACGAACAGCAACGTGCCCTTCTACCCCATTAATAAAAATCGGCACCGGCGTTAGATTCGCCTGCTCAAAACAGCGAATGAGCTGAGGAATATACGGCTGGTGAGTAATCACATGCTTGCGATAAAGCAAGATAGCAACGCTAGGACGTTTAACGCTTTCGTGCGCTTCCTCATACCACTGCATATAAGCTTGAGGAGAGTCAAAATAGCCCTCATACTCTGGATGCAAAAGGCCCATATTAGGCGTTTCAATTACCGTAGGAATCTCGCCTACAGGCAGGCCCAGATACTTACTAGCTAGAAGGTTGAACAGGGCAGTAACGTTTTCAGAGCCACCCGCATTCCAATACCCATAGATGATCAGCCAGTTGCGCAGATCTTGAACCTTGCGCGCCGGAACATATTTCAGCAGTTTGGGTCCGACTTTGAGAAAGCTCAGGTAGCCTGCTAGCCGATCTTCTTCATTACCGCTGCCAAACTTGTTGAGAATAAATTGAACAGGCTTAGGCATACCAGCCTTCTTCTGGCCTTTTTTTGGCCCTATCGCAAACTTTCCTAGCTGGGTAAGCGCCATCAGTTCGAGGGCAGATTCAAAAATCAGGCGAGTGGGAATCTGCTTGACACGCTCACGTAGCCAGATCACCTGGTCGTAGTCGAAAATCAAGCTGGCAAAAAAGATATCCGCCTCAGCCAGCGCTTCGGCGATCGCCTGGGGTTGCGTGGTGAGATCGCGATCGCAAAACACCTGAATATCTAGATCAGGTCGGCGCGCTTTAGCCGCAGCCTGTTCATACAAGTTCGTATTGAAGGCTTCGAACCCAGCGATTAAAACAATACGTGCCACGATGGATAGCGTCCAAATTCGATAGACCAACACTTACTAGTCTATGCAAAGTAATCGATTAGCAACCGCCGGTGTTTGGAAAGCTCCTTATTTTTTAGTGATTTCTAGCGCTGCCAAAGTAAAACAAAGCCATCTATCGCAGAGCGTTGAAAGGTTCTACAGCGAATGAAACTACGATGTCGTTAAAGTCAGCATCGCCCAGCCCTGGCAGATCTTCAAAGCCAATTGCATTGTCGCCTAGAAGAGTCACGTGATCTCTGCCGTTGTTAGCGCCCAAGAACGAGAAGTAGGTTTGAGGGTTTGCAAAGTTAGGATCTTCTACGGTGATGTAGGTACCGAACAGATCGCTGCTAATCACCGCATCAACGGTTGCAAACCCATTGTCATTAGTCGAAAGTGCAAGCCCTTCAACGGCTCTACCCAACGCCGCTGCCGCGTATCCATCGTCGCTAACCTGGAAAGTCTCACCCTCAAAGGTAACTTGTCCGGTCAGATCGTCAATCACATAAAGACCGACAGTGCTGTCGAAACCGGCCTCGCGGAAGAATGAGAACCTGACGTTAGAATTTCCGCTTTGACTTGTAAAGTCAAGCGCTGCGGCGCCGTCATTATCCTCGCTGTCAACCACCAGATTCGGTACGCCTACACCATTATCTATCTCTAACGATAGTGTCGTATCACCAAAGGCCAAAGCAGCATTGCCATCGCCATCGATAGACACCGTTCCAGTAGTCGTGCTCTCACTAGCAACCATCTCAAACCGAAGGCGATCGCCCTCGCTAGCGTGCACGCTAAAGCTAGGTTCAAAGCTGCCTTTAAGTAGCCCAGCTTCTAATATCGAGAATGCGCCTATTTGCTCATCGCTATTGTCACCAACTCGAAAGACCCTAACCTCACTAGCGTTCTCGACTTGGATATTGTCTAGACTAAGCCGGATTGCACTAGCACCATCAAGAGCTGTCAGCTCAACCGTGCGGCCACCGTTGCCGGGCGTGAAGCTAGTTCCGCTACCATCGACCTCGTCAATCACAGTATCTGCTCTAAAGGCGAGATTTTGCAGCCGAGTATCCTTTGCGCGTGAGGTATCAGCAGCAGCAAAGGCGCTTTCTTCCGTAGCAAAGTTGTTCAAGAGATACTCAGCTAGGGCATCTTGTTCAGTGCCATCTGGGGCAAAAGTCGCACCGCCAGTACGCTCAGCTTCGACAGGCAGCGAGATATCAACAACATCAGCCCTCTCGCCCATAGGAAACGGATAGCCATCGCCTCCGCCTGCTAGGAAACCTAGCGTCACCAAGCGAAAGCTGCGGCTAGGATCGCCCATTAGCTCGCTATCTTGAACAATCACATCGGCGTCATTGCCCGCTTCATCTAAGACCACTAAAGATTGAACGCGATCGCCTGGACTCTGAGTCAGATCAAAGCTGAACTCAATCCCCGCCACTTGGGGAAAGCGTCCTTGAGTATTGCCATCATCTGGGCTGCTAGCACCGACGCCAAATTCAATGATCTCAAGCAGCTCTTCAGCAGTGACCGTTAGTAGTGTGAGTCCGTTATTAAAACTCAGCGCATTAGAGATATCCGTTTCAGAGATTCCGCCCTCGGGCTTGTTCGCTTCGGGCACTGGTTCATTGGGTAACCTTTCGGCTTCACCTGTTCCCCCAGCCGGAACCACTACTCTGCCAATATCATCACGGATACCGCCGCCGTTCTTAATGGAAATGACCACGTCAGGATCGGTTCCTTTAGCGATCGCCAAATTAGCATCCGCCGTCAAATTACCAAGGTTTGTTTCTTGAATTCGAACGCTGCCACGCAGACCGTTCAGATACACATCGCTCACGCCAAAGACATTACTCTCTTTGGCAATAATGACTTCGCGCAGCTCATCCACAATTGTCTGAATCTCAGGATCAACCAGGTCTTCAGCATCTAAACGTGCCACGCCGTCACTATCTGTAGCATAAGCGCCACTGACATCTGGGTCGTAGCTATCAGTTAGCAAAACGCCCTCTTCGTTGAAGTCGAGTACCAAACGGCCAATGTACCTGTAGTTACCGTCCGTATTAACAACCGCGACTGGATTGCCTTCAGCGTCAGTTTCAAAGATGGGATAGGGGCCTTGGTCGGTATCTCCAGGGCGTAAAATGTCATTCTCATCTACCAGTCTGGTGTTAGAGCCACCCGCTACGATGATGTCGACATTCTGCAATCGAGTAGCTAGCTCACGTTCAATAGAAATCTGCTGCATGTGTGATAGCAAAACGACCTTGTTAATATCAGGGTTAGCAGCAAGCAGTTCGTCTACGTCTGTCTGAATTTCAACCGCCAGCGCGTCTAGTTGAGCACTAGTCGGTGCTGGATCGAAGTCGTCTGGCAAAACAGTGACATCATCAGGGTTAGAGATAGCTTGAAGGGTTGGCGTCGTCGCACCGACAACGCCAATCTTTTCACCGTTGACATCAATCACCGTTGTCGCGGCAATACTGTTTGATTTGGGCGCTTGGTCGTCTTCGACTACCAGATCAGCTAAATTTTCGTCAGTACTAAAGTCTAAGTTACTGCTCAGATAGGGGAAGTTAGCACCGGCGAAGTCTAGACCATCGCTGTTGGGGCTTTCAAAGTTGATATCAATTTGTCCACGCAGCTCGCCAGCGGGATTATCAGCGGTGCTTAGGTTGACATAGGTACCATCTGCGAGAAATCTGGCAGTCTCGGCGTCAGTGAGATCAAACGTGCCTGCAAACTCGCCAGCAGAGGTGTCCTCGTCATCCAACTCTACGGTCAAATTCCTGAGAATAGGACCGTTGAAGCCATTATTGCCAGTACGAAGTTGAATCGCGCTCGGGGGATTACCTTCGCTATCAGCGTCACCCATAGGAGCCAACTCACTAGTCAGGCCCCTAAATTCACCTGAGATAGTTAAGCGATTACCTTTGAGGCTAGCGCTGAATTCACCCATCGCAACCGTATCAGGAACTGGGGTATCCCCAACTTGTTGAGTTTCTTTTAGCGCCAGTCCTGTGGCTAGAATTTCACCTGCGACCAAGTCTCGAACAACCCCCGTACCGGCATCAAATTCGTGATTGCCAAAGGCGATCGCCTGAATACCTAGCTCGTTCTGAATCAAGATATCAGCCCGGCCAACCCCACCAAAAGACTCTTCAGAAGAAGAGAAGAATAAACCAGGAATAAACGCATCGCCCGAAGAGAGCACCAGCGTGTTGTCAAAGCGCTCATCGGCTTTCAGCGCATTTAGCACCGCAGATGCATTAGGCGCATCGTCCAGAGCTGGAATGCCAGCTTCTTGATCCGCTAAATGCAACAGTTCTAAAGTAAAATCAGCATCCTCCGGGCCACTCGGTGTAATTTCATGAATGCTCACCGTCGCCGACACCTCATTCGCAACTGCGAGCAATGCCTGATCTGAAGGACTATCTTCCGCTAAGATGAAAGCCAATCCTTCAGGAGCAATATCGGCATCATCACGAATGTATTGTTCAAACTTCGGCGTGCTCGGATCAGATAGATCAAAGACTAAGATCCCGCCGCCAGCTCGCTCTAGTCCTACAAACGCATAAGGAGTGCCATCAATTACGCCGGTAGTAATCGCTTCTGGCTCGGCGCCTTTATTATCTGAGCGAGTATCAAACTCTGTAGGTGAACCGTCATTCGCATTGAACAGCTCTGGCGCTAACTCAGCAGTAATCTGAGCAATCTGGTCGCCACTGTCGAATACCAGATTGCCATTGCTATCTAGAACAGAAAAAGAGCGACCGCCGTAGGTCACCAGTCGATCGATATCACCATCGCCGTCAGTATCACCATCGATCGAAGAGATAGTCAGCCGGCCCAATTCATCGTCCGCCAGCAGAGCCTGGTCAATCGACTCGTCTAGGGTCAGTCCATTTCGATCGAAAGAGACCACATCGCTAATATCTTTTAGACGAATAGCCTCCCCTCGACCGGCTTCATCGGCATCCCCTCGATCATCACCTTCGTTTGCAATCACGTAGAAGGTTTCACCATTGGCTTCAAATGAAGCGATAGAATCAGGCATGTAGAGACCAAAGACAGGTTCAGTATCGATGTTGATTGCACCATCGTCAGACTCGTCTTCGTTGTCGGTATTGCCATCGCGATCGCTCGCATCTAATCCATTGCTAAGCGCAAAATCGATAATTCCAAGCTGAACATTCTCTGCGCCTTCTACTAGACCAAAATCATTGTCGTTGAGTATAGCGATACGACCATCGGGCAATAGCGCAATTCCTTCCGGTTTATCAGAAGGCAGATAGCCTAATGAAGCCAAGTTAGTCACCTTCCGTTTGGTAACTGGCTGAACGCCTAGTGCTGCTAGCTGATCAGGCGATAGCGCCTCTGGCGTATCGCCCTCGATTCTACGCTGGCTAAGGATATTAGTAGCGCCTTTTAGATCAACCTCGAAGATAAACTTTTGAGCATTGTTCTCCAAAGAAGAATCGCGCTCGATCACAAAGAACTTACCGTCTCCTGCATACACCGCATCGCCAATCTTATCGACGGTGTTACCGACTTCAGGATCTTCTAGCAAGTAAAGGTATTCAGCAACAGGTGTACCCGTATCAGGATCAATACCCAATATTCTAATCACGCTAGAATCATCGTCTGTTTCCCGGTCAGGATTGCTTAACGGCGTTTGGATAAAGGCGTAAAAGATATTGTTGTCAGTATCAAACGCGGCTCCCTCAAAGCCCCGATTTGCTCTTCTTGTTCGATAGTCGGTTGGCAGCGTCTCCTTACCAAAAAACCTTCTCTCAAAATTCGCGTCCAGGTTAGCTTCATTCGCCTGATTACGTGTTCCTTCAGGTACATAGCGCCGAATTATCTCACCACTATTCTCGTTGAATCTATAGATACTAGGACGGTACTCGTCGACCATCCACAAGCTACCGTTCGGTGCTCTAAGCACACTTTCAAGATCAGCACCTATACGGTCATAGTCAGCGCCAAAGTCAGCCGCATCCATTTCAGCTAGCGCCTCTAAATCTACCGGGTTACCTGAAGCATCCACAGCTCGCCGGTCGATGTTAGGAATATTTGGCAGGCCCGTAATCGGCGTGCCATCATCTCGCTTTAGCATTAGCTCACCGGTAATAGTAATATTGCCGGTTGACTCGTTTAGCTCGAAAGCAACGACCCTTGCCTGGTAGTCCGGTAGTAAGAAAGGACGATCATCACCATCGGCGTCTCCGTTAGGGCCACGGTCGGGGACAGCCAAAAACTTTAGATTGCCGGTCTCTTCGTTGACCCCATCAAAGAACAAACCAGAAAACCCACCCAGCTCAATATTGTCTCCTTCTGAAGTCAACAAATCGCCGCTGCCATTGTTGATGTTTCCTCTACGGTCAAAATCGTAGGTCGTCAAATTGGGCAACCCCTGACTAAAATCTTTTAGTCCCAAAGGCTGAATGCCATCAACAGTTGCTGTTTCAATATCGACAATGGCGATCGCATTGTTTTCTTGCAAAGTCACAAACGCCTTCGTACCATCATGTGAGACCGCAATGTATTCGGGCTCTAGATCGCTGGCGACGTTGTCTTCAATATCAGGAAAAAGCCTAACCCCGTCTGCTCTCAGGTCAGCGGCCCGTCCGTTAAACCGGGTAAAATCAGCCGTAGACACCGCAGTCTGTGGATCGAGCGCGGCAAACCCACCAGAGACATCGATAATGCTGATAGAGCCCTCCGGGTCGATAAAGGTAGTATTACCCTCCGAATCAACTACCTCACTAGGCTCTCCTTCATTAGCCACTAGTATCTTAGAGCCATCAGGTGTAAAGGTCACCATATCAGGTAGTGCGCCTACTTCAAACACTCTCACCCCGTCCGCGATGTTCTCAGCAGTTAGGCTACCATCAGTAGCGAATATCACTTCAATCTCAGCGAGATCTACAACAACAACTAGTCCGTTATCAGTGACTGGCTCAGACTCTAGGACAACGGCTATCAGGCCGCTGCTCTCGCTGAAGGCAATACTGTTGGCCCCTGCAATAGTTCCAGGGGTAAAATCAGCAATATCAACCGATGCCTGCAAGACAGGGTCGGTAGGATCGGCAATGCTAATAGCCTGGAGCTCCGTGCCCCCAGACACAGCGTACAGAAGCTCTCGCCCAGTATCGTAGGTGATAATCTCAGCGCCATTTTCGCCTGCATCAAAACTACCGACTCTTGACAAAGACAGTGACATTCTCAAATCCTTACTTGCTTTTGACTAACAACCTATCCGTCGACAAACGATGTACCCAGGCGTTCTTGAATCTCCGTAAAACTATCAGAGAACGTCTATCTCAAAGTAAAGAGAAGGTTATGAGGGGATTATCAGTTGGTTGTATAGCGATTTTCTGAATGTACAAGTTGTCATACGAAAAAAGAAACAGGCCATGGTTTGTCTTTTAACCATGGCCTATAGAACTAGCGCAGAACTAAGCTACAGTTGATTTCTCCAACAGTATCTAGTCGATTTAGAAGTCATTAGAGAGCGCCGCTACACAGCGATCGCAGATTGTTGGATCTTCCGACGACTCACCGACATGAGTAGAATAATTCCAGCAGCGATCGCACTTCTCACCATCTGCGTTTACCACTCCGATTGTCAAACCGTTCACTTCTACCTGATACTTCGCTCCTGTTAGCTGATCTAGACTATCTAACAACTCCACCTGAGACACTAAGAATAGATAGCGCAGTTCATCGACGTGATTGCTTTGCGGCGTGGAGGGTGCTGTTGAATAGGCTGTCAAACTATCTGCTGAGTTCATATCCATCAGCGTGTTACGCAAAATATCATCGTTGGTATAAAGCAACAGCTTCGCTTCTAAAGAAGAGCCAATTGCTTTATCTGTTCGCGCTTGCTCTAAAACAACATTAGCCTCATCGCGAATTGTCCGTAGCTGTTGCCACTTCTCTACTAGATCAGGCCGCTGCCAATCTTCTTTCATCTGCACCCAGCCAGATTCAAACACTGACTCACTGCCTGCCTCATACGGCAAGGCTTGCCAGATATCTTCGGCCATATGCGAGAGAACAGGCGCGATCGCCTTTGCCAAACTCTCAATTGCCACAGATAGCACCGTCTGGCAGCTACGCCGCCGAGCCGAATTCGCCGAACTGATATACAACCGATCCTTCGCAATATCCAAATAAAAGTTCGACAGATCGACCACGCAGAAATTCTGCACCGTCTGGAAGAACTGAAAAAACTGATACGACTCAAACGCTGTCTTCACATCAGCAAATACTTCTGTCATCCGGTGCAGCATGTACTGATCAAGATCTGGTAGCTGCTCGTAGGCGATCGCATCTCGTGACGGGTCAAAATCATGCAAGTTCCCCAACAAAAAGCGCGCCGTATTACGGATCTTGCGATACACATCCGACATCTGCTTAACGTTGCGCATACCCAAACGCATATCGCCTGAGTAGTCCACCGAAGACACCCACAGTCGCAGCACATCGGCTCCATATGGGGGCTCCTGTTTCTTGTTGTTTCCACCTTCGATAATTACCTTAGGATCAACGCCATTGCCCAGCGACTTACTCATCTTGCGACCATTTTCATCGAGTACGTAGCCATGAGTGAGCACCTGATGATACGGCGCATGGCCGTTAGTCGCCACGCTCGTCAGCAGACTCGACTGAAACCATCCCCGATGCTGGTCTGATCCTTCTAGATATATCTCTGCCGGATAGTCTAGTCCCTCACGCTGCTGCACGACTGAAGCCCAGGAAGATCCTGAATCAAACCACACATCCATCGTATCGGTACCTTTGATATAGCGCTTGCCATTGTTGCGATACGCCTCGGGCAAAAGCTCATCCACACTCAGCTCCCACCAGGCATCCGCACCCTTTTTAGCCACGATTGCCTGAACATGAGCAATCGTCTCTTGAGTCATCAGCGGCTCGCCCGTTTCTTCGTCGTAGAACACTGGAATCGGTACGCCCCAGCTCCTTTGGCGAGAAATGCACCAGTCAGACCGCTCAGATACCATCGAGGTAATCCGGTTTTTACCAGTAGCTGGAATCCACTCTACTTCGTTAATAGCATTAATGGCATCGCCGACAAAGCCCTTCACAGAAGCAAACCACTGTTCCGTAGCCCGATAGATGACCGGCTTCTTCGTTCGCCAGTCATATGGATACTTATGGTTATACGGCTCGTGCTTCAGCAGCACTTTCTCTTCAGTGAGTACTTCAATCAGTACGTCATTTGCAGTCTTTAGCACGTTGAGCCCTTCCAGGCTGCCTGCTTCGGCTGTAAAGTTACCCCGCTCGTCCACTGGGCACAGAATAGGAAGCTCTTCTCGCTGACCGACCGCAAAATCCTCCTGTCCATGGCCAGGCGCAGTATGTACCAAACCCGTCCCTGATTCGGTAGTAATATAGTCGCCACCGATCACAATGGGGCTGATGCGATCAAAAGCTGCTTCCTTCGTCGCCAACGGATGACGATAGGTAGAACCGGCTAAGGATTCTCCTTTGATTTCGCCAACGATCTGTAAACCGGTGCCAAATAGATCGCTTAGTTTTTCAGCCAAATCCTTAGCCACAATCAAGTATTCAAAGGGCTCACCCGATTCGCTCTTTACCACCGCGTACGTCAGATCAGCGTTGACCGCGACCGCGACATTCGCTGGGATTGTCCAAGGAGTGGTGGTCCAAACCGCTACGCCCAAACTATCTAGATAAGGCGCCAAAGCTGACTGGGCTGACTCTGAAGCAGTGACGACTGGAAAGGCTAGATAGATACTCGGTGAAATATGATCTTCTGGGTATTCAAGTTCTGCTTCTGCGAGTGCTGTTTGTGAAGAAGGACTCCAATGCACAGAACGTAATCCCCGGTAGATGTAGCCGTTTTCTACCATTTTGCCAAACACACCTAACTGAGCAGCCTCGTACTCAGGTAGCAGAGTCATATAAGGATGATCCCAATCACCCCATACGCCATATCGCTGAAAGCCCTCACTCTGCTTCTCTACAGTTTTTAGCGCAAACTCTTTTGCCTTCTGTCTCAATTTGATTGGCGTTAGCTCTCTTCGCTCAGAAGACTTCATCTTCTGTAACACCTTCAGTTCGATGGGCAAACCGTGGCAATCCCAACCTGGCACATAACGCACCTTGCGACCCTGCAGAATCTGATACTTATTAACAATGTCTTTTAGAATTTTGTTCAGTGCATGGCCCATATGCAGATCGCCATTGGCATAAGGCGGCCCATCGTGCAAAATGAACGGCTCACCCGGATTTTTTTGCGCTAGGGTTTCGTAAATCTTTTTCTCTTGCCAATAGGCCTGTAGCTCTGGCTCACGCTTGACAGCATTTGCTCGCATACTGAAATTAGTTTGCGGCAGCAAGACGGTCTCTTTATAGCTCTTAGATTCACTCACGAGGGATCACGGGTATGCGTTGGAACTTGCGAAATTTAAATGATTGATGGGCTTGGACTAGCTGTCTATGTTTCAAAGCAGGTTAAAACTTTGAACTGCAGTAGGAGCTGTCTAGATTAGGACATTTTGCCTCGAAGTCTGGCTCGCTTCAAGTCAATCAATCCAATCGCCGTCATCATCGTCATCGAAGCGGCGCTTACTAAAGTCTTCGGCTTCAGCTTCAGCTTCGTCTTCGGTTGTGTGTTCAGCTTTGCTTTCGTTTGGACCTAAAGACGAGTCTCTCCTAGGAATTTCAATCACTGGCTTCGATGGTTTGGCCTGAGTAAGTGATCGCGCCACATCTCTTATCCATCCGAACAAAATTATCGGAACAGCCAACAAAGATGGCTTTTGTGGCGATCGCACCACACTCACTCTATCAGGAGCCGTTTCACCCACTTTAGCTTCTAGATCGTTGTCCCAGTCATCAACTGCGTCCTCAAACCAATCTTTGTCAACAGCTTCTGTATTTGATTCTTTGATATCAGAATCTTCAGCTCTCGCTGACTTGACCTTAGGCGCTACCCTTTCGGGCTCTATCTTCTGATGTGTCGTTTCAGACTCTCTTTCGATCTCAGTAGCGACACCTTCCTCAATCATTGTAGATCCTGATTCTATAGGTTGAGTACGC
It includes:
- a CDS encoding esterase-like activity of phytase family protein, coding for MSLSLSRVGSFDAGENGAEIITYDTGRELLYAVSGGTELQAISIADPTDPVLQASVDIADFTPGTIAGANSIAFSESSGLIAVVLESEPVTDNGLVVVVDLAEIEVIFATDGSLTAENIADGVRVFEVGALPDMVTFTPDGSKILVANEGEPSEVVDSEGNTTFIDPEGSISIIDVSGGFAALDPQTAVSTADFTRFNGRAADLRADGVRLFPDIEDNVASDLEPEYIAVSHDGTKAFVTLQENNAIAIVDIETATVDGIQPLGLKDFSQGLPNLTTYDFDRRGNINNGSGDLLTSEGDNIELGGFSGLFFDGVNEETGNLKFLAVPDRGPNGDADGDDRPFLLPDYQARVVAFELNESTGNITITGELMLKRDDGTPITGLPNIPNIDRRAVDASGNPVDLEALAEMDAADFGADYDRIGADLESVLRAPNGSLWMVDEYRPSIYRFNENSGEIIRRYVPEGTRNQANEANLDANFERRFFGKETLPTDYRTRRANRGFEGAAFDTDNNIFYAFIQTPLSNPDRETDDDSSVIRILGIDPDTGTPVAEYLYLLEDPEVGNTVDKIGDAVYAGDGKFFVIERDSSLENNAQKFIFEVDLKGATNILSQRRIEGDTPEALSPDQLAALGVQPVTKRKVTNLASLGYLPSDKPEGIALLPDGRIAILNDNDFGLVEGAENVQLGIIDFALSNGLDASDRDGNTDNEDESDDGAINIDTEPVFGLYMPDSIASFEANGETFYVIANEGDDRGDADEAGRGEAIRLKDISDVVSFDRNGLTLDESIDQALLADDELGRLTISSIDGDTDGDGDIDRLVTYGGRSFSVLDSNGNLVFDSGDQIAQITAELAPELFNANDGSPTEFDTRSDNKGAEPEAITTGVIDGTPYAFVGLERAGGGILVFDLSDPSTPKFEQYIRDDADIAPEGLAFILAEDSPSDQALLAVANEVSATVSIHEITPSGPEDADFTLELLHLADQEAGIPALDDAPNASAVLNALKADERFDNTLVLSSGDAFIPGLFFSSSEESFGGVGRADILIQNELGIQAIAFGNHEFDAGTGVVRDLVAGEILATGLALKETQQVGDTPVPDTVAMGEFSASLKGNRLTISGEFRGLTSELAPMGDADSEGNPPSAIQLRTGNNGFNGPILRNLTVELDDEDTSAGEFAGTFDLTDAETARFLADGTYVNLSTADNPAGELRGQIDINFESPNSDGLDFAGANFPYLSSNLDFSTDENLADLVVEDDQAPKSNSIAATTVIDVNGEKIGVVGATTPTLQAISNPDDVTVLPDDFDPAPTSAQLDALAVEIQTDVDELLAANPDINKVVLLSHMQQISIERELATRLQNVDIIVAGGSNTRLVDENDILRPGDTDQGPYPIFETDAEGNPVAVVNTDGNYRYIGRLVLDFNEEGVLLTDSYDPDVSGAYATDSDGVARLDAEDLVDPEIQTIVDELREVIIAKESNVFGVSDVYLNGLRGSVRIQETNLGNLTADANLAIAKGTDPDVVISIKNGGGIRDDIGRVVVPAGGTGEAERLPNEPVPEANKPEGGISETDISNALSFNNGLTLLTVTAEELLEIIEFGVGASSPDDGNTQGRFPQVAGIEFSFDLTQSPGDRVQSLVVLDEAGNDADVIVQDSELMGDPSRSFRLVTLGFLAGGGDGYPFPMGERADVVDISLPVEAERTGGATFAPDGTEQDALAEYLLNNFATEESAFAAADTSRAKDTRLQNLAFRADTVIDEVDGSGTSFTPGNGGRTVELTALDGASAIRLSLDNIQVENASEVRVFRVGDNSDEQIGAFSILEAGLLKGSFEPSFSVHASEGDRLRFEMVASESTTTGTVSIDGDGNAALAFGDTTLSLEIDNGVGVPNLVVDSEDNDGAAALDFTSQSGNSNVRFSFFREAGFDSTVGLYVIDDLTGQVTFEGETFQVSDDGYAAAALGRAVEGLALSTNDNGFATVDAVISSDLFGTYITVEDPNFANPQTYFSFLGANNGRDHVTLLGDNAIGFEDLPGLGDADFNDIVVSFAVEPFNALR
- the ileS gene encoding isoleucine--tRNA ligase; protein product: MSESKSYKETVLLPQTNFSMRANAVKREPELQAYWQEKKIYETLAQKNPGEPFILHDGPPYANGDLHMGHALNKILKDIVNKYQILQGRKVRYVPGWDCHGLPIELKVLQKMKSSERRELTPIKLRQKAKEFALKTVEKQSEGFQRYGVWGDWDHPYMTLLPEYEAAQLGVFGKMVENGYIYRGLRSVHWSPSSQTALAEAELEYPEDHISPSIYLAFPVVTASESAQSALAPYLDSLGVAVWTTTPWTIPANVAVAVNADLTYAVVKSESGEPFEYLIVAKDLAEKLSDLFGTGLQIVGEIKGESLAGSTYRHPLATKEAAFDRISPIVIGGDYITTESGTGLVHTAPGHGQEDFAVGQREELPILCPVDERGNFTAEAGSLEGLNVLKTANDVLIEVLTEEKVLLKHEPYNHKYPYDWRTKKPVIYRATEQWFASVKGFVGDAINAINEVEWIPATGKNRITSMVSERSDWCISRQRSWGVPIPVFYDEETGEPLMTQETIAHVQAIVAKKGADAWWELSVDELLPEAYRNNGKRYIKGTDTMDVWFDSGSSWASVVQQREGLDYPAEIYLEGSDQHRGWFQSSLLTSVATNGHAPYHQVLTHGYVLDENGRKMSKSLGNGVDPKVIIEGGNNKKQEPPYGADVLRLWVSSVDYSGDMRLGMRNVKQMSDVYRKIRNTARFLLGNLHDFDPSRDAIAYEQLPDLDQYMLHRMTEVFADVKTAFESYQFFQFFQTVQNFCVVDLSNFYLDIAKDRLYISSANSARRRSCQTVLSVAIESLAKAIAPVLSHMAEDIWQALPYEAGSESVFESGWVQMKEDWQRPDLVEKWQQLRTIRDEANVVLEQARTDKAIGSSLEAKLLLYTNDDILRNTLMDMNSADSLTAYSTAPSTPQSNHVDELRYLFLVSQVELLDSLDQLTGAKYQVEVNGLTIGVVNADGEKCDRCWNYSTHVGESSEDPTICDRCVAALSNDF